From Bacillus sp. FSL K6-3431, the proteins below share one genomic window:
- a CDS encoding sensor histidine kinase has protein sequence MRLRSRINLYTIVMFIFLLILVNGAIYITFSRMVLNGELERSSTEASKTVEGMNLNDKTINITDVLRAYMPVVNGMLQIIHADGSPGAGSIDASQRQLENWPTVFYEQEKRKIIDYKGKPYTFVSIPIITSKGEIANLQMTESIEATTQILRTLRIVLIAVTLLVSIPVIFSSRLLSNFITKPISSMIMTMFEIRKSGKYKQIDLPKQSKDELYQMGETFNEMIDQLKQNFEKQEQFVSNASHELKTPLTVIESYASLLKRRGLQQPELFQESIEAIHSEAIRMKELTQQLLLLARQEDQWNVEMKSVKLVQLGEESIRSFKAAFDRHIEMRIEEDVTVEADQQKLKQLFYILMENAHKYSEAPITVIVRREEDKGIIEIKDEGVGIPAEEISKVFDRFYRVDKARTRKTGGFGLGLSLAKEIAEAINAHLSLESVEGYGTTAKISLEIAHSQ, from the coding sequence ATGAGACTGCGAAGTAGAATAAATCTTTATACGATTGTGATGTTTATTTTCCTGCTTATTTTGGTAAATGGAGCCATTTACATTACATTTAGTCGCATGGTGCTGAATGGTGAGCTGGAGCGTTCATCTACTGAAGCCTCAAAGACGGTGGAAGGAATGAATCTAAATGATAAAACGATAAACATTACGGATGTACTTAGAGCCTATATGCCAGTCGTCAATGGCATGTTGCAAATTATTCATGCGGATGGAAGTCCTGGTGCAGGTAGTATTGATGCTAGTCAGCGTCAATTGGAAAATTGGCCTACAGTGTTTTATGAGCAAGAAAAAAGAAAAATAATTGATTATAAAGGAAAGCCCTATACATTCGTTTCTATACCAATTATCACTAGTAAGGGAGAAATTGCAAATTTGCAAATGACAGAGAGTATTGAAGCGACTACTCAAATTTTACGAACATTAAGGATCGTATTGATAGCTGTTACATTACTAGTCTCCATCCCGGTCATTTTTTCTTCTAGATTATTAAGTAACTTTATTACAAAACCCATTTCATCCATGATCATGACGATGTTTGAAATTCGAAAAAGTGGCAAATACAAACAGATCGACTTGCCAAAACAATCGAAAGATGAACTTTACCAAATGGGCGAAACTTTTAATGAAATGATAGATCAACTTAAACAGAACTTTGAGAAACAAGAGCAGTTTGTGTCAAATGCATCACATGAATTAAAAACGCCGCTTACTGTGATCGAATCATATGCGAGCCTTTTAAAGCGGAGGGGACTGCAGCAACCCGAACTTTTCCAAGAATCTATAGAAGCAATTCACTCTGAAGCAATTCGCATGAAAGAATTAACACAACAATTACTTCTTCTTGCACGTCAAGAAGATCAGTGGAATGTAGAAATGAAGTCGGTTAAGTTGGTTCAACTTGGGGAAGAATCCATTCGATCTTTCAAAGCTGCTTTTGATCGGCATATTGAAATGAGGATAGAAGAAGACGTTACAGTTGAAGCAGACCAACAAAAGCTGAAGCAATTATTTTATATTTTAATGGAAAATGCCCATAAATATAGTGAAGCTCCGATTACTGTAATCGTACGAAGAGAAGAGGATAAGGGAATTATCGAAATCAAGGATGAGGGTGTCGGTATACCTGCTGAGGAAATATCGAAAGTATTTGATCGTTTTTACCGAGTAGATAAAGCGAGAACAAGAAAAACAGGTGGATTCGGTCTTGGACTATCACTAGCAAAGGAAATTGCAGAAGCTATTAATGCCCATCTCAGTTTGGAGAGTGTGGAAGGGTATGGTACAACGGCAAAAATCTCTCTTGAAATTGCTCATTCTCAGTAA
- a CDS encoding multi antimicrobial extrusion protein MatE has translation MNIQQEAKKAVSFRTLIRFFIPLGISASLVTISHVIINGTLARSSDPVVVIASYSVAMSLFAIFERCAVILRQTCATLVRDKQSFRLVSRLSVRLLAVILALSLIIGYSPLGKLFFSEILGVKEQMLEPTLAVYRVLMFVTIFSGIRCLYQGVIISNLRTKWLTIGMFFRLLVMASLAYILLKYNLVNHGYIGAYIFLIGMVIEALVSAVEGRQLVKKLPDKKVEHPIVHRSQVMKFYLPLLIASLISVSISPATNAVLGSSGKAEIAIASYAIAFSVLNLLVSISSYTHQIVINFFEKDARAVTRFAFIFSLVPSVLLITIVYSPVGIWGFQNIMGVSGELLEQSILALKFFILFALCFPWLDFINGVLMLKGQTKVLSYSQAGNVLLTFIALFTFIFILPNGGGLIGSLAQSIGILTETAIAFIFLRYYFKKSGKKLKSL, from the coding sequence ATGAACATACAACAAGAAGCAAAAAAGGCTGTTTCCTTCCGTACATTAATCCGATTTTTTATTCCTTTAGGTATTTCTGCAAGTTTAGTAACGATTTCACACGTTATCATTAACGGCACTTTAGCGCGATCATCAGATCCTGTTGTTGTTATTGCGAGCTACTCTGTGGCAATGAGCTTATTCGCTATATTTGAGCGATGCGCGGTAATATTACGGCAAACGTGTGCGACGCTCGTCCGAGATAAACAGTCATTTAGGTTAGTATCGAGACTTTCAGTCAGACTGCTTGCGGTTATTTTAGCGTTAAGTCTTATTATAGGATATTCACCGCTGGGAAAATTATTTTTTTCGGAAATCCTTGGTGTTAAAGAGCAAATGCTGGAACCAACGCTAGCAGTTTATCGTGTATTAATGTTCGTAACCATTTTTTCTGGAATACGCTGTTTATACCAAGGCGTCATCATTTCTAATTTGCGAACGAAGTGGCTTACAATTGGTATGTTTTTTCGGTTACTTGTTATGGCATCCCTCGCGTATATTTTATTAAAATATAATTTGGTAAATCACGGCTATATTGGCGCGTATATTTTTTTAATAGGAATGGTGATTGAGGCATTAGTTAGTGCTGTGGAAGGTCGTCAATTAGTAAAAAAGCTACCAGATAAAAAAGTGGAGCATCCAATTGTTCATCGATCACAAGTGATGAAATTTTATCTACCACTATTAATCGCATCCTTAATATCCGTAAGTATTTCTCCGGCTACGAATGCAGTATTGGGATCTAGTGGCAAAGCTGAAATTGCTATCGCTTCTTATGCAATCGCGTTTTCCGTATTAAATCTATTAGTAAGCATTTCATCTTATACACATCAGATCGTTATTAACTTTTTCGAAAAAGATGCAAGGGCTGTAACTCGGTTCGCTTTTATTTTCAGTCTTGTTCCGAGTGTTTTATTAATAACTATTGTCTATTCTCCTGTTGGTATTTGGGGCTTTCAAAATATTATGGGTGTATCAGGCGAATTGCTTGAACAAAGTATTTTAGCGTTGAAATTTTTTATTTTATTTGCACTTTGTTTTCCTTGGCTCGATTTTATCAATGGAGTACTTATGTTAAAGGGTCAGACAAAGGTATTATCTTATTCTCAAGCAGGAAATGTTTTATTAACCTTTATTGCGCTGTTTACGTTTATTTTCATTCTACCAAACGGAGGCGGACTAATCGGCTCTTTAGCCCAATCGATCGGTATTTTGACAGAGACGGCGATTGCATTCATATTCTTAAGGTATTATTTTAAAAAGAGTGGGAAGAAACTAAAAAGCCTTTGA
- a CDS encoding polysaccharide deacetylase family protein: protein MTKIKITLMLLIVVLAACSLQKSPPVKELNSRRIDIQPKEMQPSLQRTFLTEMIDKAEKGMVSGSQFSALDSTISEVKAQWGRPGSVSLAGSGYYAVFNKKQVTFGYNKYGEIFDVRSYVKDQEITVNEIESSFGKPDLERGNNEERIFVYNINPQIELKVVISNEKNSVDHISIFNPNRVISEMNYTLPINGNSNKLTKQSWNSMLDWRKQIVEFSKTQENVFIHGTNQKMVALTFDDGPDNTVTPAIIDILEKYDVNGNFFFIGSNVKLYPEVVKSAYEKGNLVLNHSNNHVELTKLSIEGIQMEIDGAEEAIQSIIGKRPAIIRTPYGDTNEQVAAVSKEKGYSIVLWSIDTLDWSQKEVSNITKNIVDNVRNGDIILMHSATEHSETAKALPLIIETLQKNNYQIVDLETLLDIPAYQ from the coding sequence TTGACTAAAATAAAAATAACTTTAATGCTTTTAATAGTAGTTCTTGCAGCATGTAGTCTTCAAAAATCCCCCCCTGTAAAAGAATTAAACTCAAGAAGAATCGACATCCAGCCTAAGGAAATGCAGCCATCTTTGCAACGAACGTTCCTTACTGAAATGATAGATAAAGCGGAAAAGGGAATGGTCAGTGGATCACAGTTTAGTGCATTGGATAGCACGATTAGTGAGGTGAAAGCTCAATGGGGGAGGCCGGGAAGTGTGAGTCTGGCGGGTTCAGGTTATTATGCAGTTTTTAATAAAAAGCAAGTTACATTTGGTTATAATAAATATGGGGAAATATTTGATGTTCGCTCATATGTAAAAGATCAAGAAATCACAGTTAATGAAATAGAATCATCGTTTGGGAAACCTGATCTGGAAAGAGGTAATAATGAGGAAAGGATTTTTGTTTACAACATCAATCCTCAGATTGAATTAAAAGTCGTTATTTCCAATGAGAAAAATAGTGTGGATCATATTTCTATTTTTAACCCAAACAGAGTGATATCTGAAATGAATTATACGCTTCCTATTAATGGTAATTCTAATAAGCTAACTAAGCAATCTTGGAATAGTATGTTAGATTGGCGTAAACAAATTGTTGAATTTTCTAAGACTCAGGAAAATGTATTCATCCATGGAACGAATCAGAAAATGGTTGCACTCACATTTGACGATGGACCTGATAATACAGTTACTCCGGCGATAATCGATATTTTAGAAAAGTATGATGTGAACGGTAATTTCTTTTTCATAGGAAGTAATGTGAAGCTTTATCCCGAAGTTGTAAAAAGTGCATATGAAAAAGGTAATCTAGTCTTAAATCATAGTAATAACCATGTGGAATTAACGAAGTTAAGTATAGAGGGAATACAAATGGAAATAGATGGAGCGGAAGAAGCGATTCAATCTATTATTGGAAAGAGACCAGCGATTATCCGTACACCATACGGAGACACGAACGAACAAGTAGCAGCGGTTTCCAAAGAAAAAGGATATTCTATTGTTTTATGGTCTATTGATACACTAGATTGGTCGCAAAAAGAGGTTAGTAATATTACAAAAAATATTGTGGACAATGTGAGAAATGGCGATATAATTTTAATGCATTCTGCAACTGAACATAGCGAAACAGCCAAGGCATTACCGCTTATCATTGAGACTTTGCAGAAAAATAATTACCAAATTGTTGATTTAGAAACCTTATTGGATATTCCTGCTTATCAATGA
- a CDS encoding glycerol-3-phosphate dehydrogenase/oxidase has product MDSFSNVNRKAQIDMMTKTEYDILIIGGGITGAGIALDATLRGMKVGLIEMQDFAAGTSSRSTKLVHGGLRYLKQLQIGVVAEVGKERAIVYENGPHVTKPEWMLLPFHKGGTFGAFSTSIGLRVYDFLAGVKKTERRKMLSIDETLKKEPLINKEGLQGGGYYVEYRTDDARLTIEVMKAAVANGAELINYVKAEEFIYDHETVKGISVKDMISNEKYQLVANKIINAAGPWVDDVRGMDYSKNNKQLRLTKGVHLVIDQSIFPLQQAIYFDAPDGRMLFAIPRAGKTYVGTTDTFYDKDTANPKMLDEDRTYILDAIHFMFPDVHVTEDDIESGWAGVRPLIYEQGKDPSEISRKDEIWESDSGLITIAGGKLTGYRQMAESVVNLVSKLLQESDNRTFKACQTKSYPISGGEVDGSKGFVAFIKSKEKEAISYGFTQEEGQYLVRLYGSNVDQLFQYSKQYDQAVDTHLSRVVYTQIMYAIEQEMVVKPIDFFIRRTGAMFFAIDWVEEWKESVIAFMANKLKWTSDQTDEYSIQLDKEIKDAIVPIDKQIK; this is encoded by the coding sequence ATGGATTCATTTTCGAATGTGAATAGAAAAGCGCAAATAGATATGATGACTAAAACAGAATATGACATTTTAATAATTGGAGGGGGTATAACGGGAGCAGGTATTGCCTTAGACGCGACTTTACGTGGAATGAAGGTAGGACTCATAGAAATGCAGGACTTCGCGGCGGGAACATCAAGTCGTTCTACGAAACTTGTCCACGGTGGATTACGATATTTAAAGCAATTACAAATTGGAGTTGTCGCTGAGGTAGGGAAAGAGCGTGCTATTGTTTATGAAAATGGGCCACATGTGACGAAACCGGAATGGATGCTTTTACCTTTTCATAAAGGAGGAACTTTTGGCGCGTTTAGCACTTCGATTGGATTGCGGGTTTATGACTTTTTAGCAGGGGTTAAAAAAACAGAACGCAGAAAAATGTTATCTATAGATGAAACATTGAAAAAAGAACCGCTAATTAATAAAGAAGGGCTACAAGGTGGTGGTTATTATGTTGAATATAGAACGGATGATGCACGTCTCACAATTGAAGTAATGAAAGCTGCTGTTGCAAATGGAGCGGAGCTGATTAATTATGTGAAAGCAGAGGAATTTATTTACGATCATGAAACGGTGAAAGGTATAAGCGTAAAGGATATGATCTCTAACGAAAAATATCAGCTTGTTGCCAATAAAATAATAAATGCTGCAGGTCCGTGGGTGGATGATGTTCGCGGTATGGATTATTCGAAAAATAATAAGCAACTTCGTTTAACAAAGGGCGTTCACTTAGTCATAGATCAGTCAATCTTTCCATTACAACAAGCAATTTATTTTGACGCGCCAGATGGACGTATGTTGTTTGCCATTCCAAGAGCAGGTAAAACATATGTCGGAACAACAGATACTTTTTATGACAAAGATACGGCTAACCCCAAAATGCTTGATGAAGACCGCACATATATATTAGATGCCATACATTTTATGTTTCCAGATGTACATGTTACAGAGGATGATATTGAGTCCGGCTGGGCCGGCGTAAGACCGCTGATATATGAGCAAGGTAAAGATCCATCAGAGATTTCTAGGAAAGACGAGATTTGGGAATCTGACAGTGGACTAATTACAATTGCTGGAGGAAAATTAACAGGGTATCGGCAAATGGCAGAATCTGTGGTTAATCTTGTCAGCAAATTACTTCAAGAAAGTGATAATAGAACATTTAAAGCATGCCAGACAAAATCATATCCAATATCTGGCGGTGAAGTAGATGGTTCTAAAGGCTTTGTAGCATTTATTAAGAGCAAGGAAAAAGAGGCCATTTCATATGGATTTACCCAAGAGGAAGGGCAATATTTAGTTCGTTTATATGGCTCTAATGTGGATCAGCTTTTTCAATACAGTAAGCAATACGATCAAGCAGTTGATACACATCTGTCCAGGGTGGTCTATACTCAAATTATGTATGCCATTGAACAGGAAATGGTTGTTAAACCAATCGATTTTTTCATTCGTCGTACAGGTGCCATGTTTTTTGCTATCGATTGGGTGGAGGAATGGAAGGAAAGTGTCATAGCGTTTATGGCGAATAAATTAAAATGGACATCGGATCAAACCGATGAATATAGTATTCAATTAGACAAAGAAATAAAAGATGCCATCGTTCCGATTGATAAACAAATTAAATAA
- a CDS encoding PepSY domain-containing protein, with translation MKKKGLRRVALGVGGIILLAIIVWQLWGLSPSAKPLSEADAKKIATERYSGEIVDITLVKDVYRVIFKLEDKTYDLRIDRSTGDVIEIIRTISDEELKKEKQEASVKEISEAEIKKIIEKQKKGKIKKLDRREDKDQVFYDAVLEDSEKKTVMILNALTGEVVDTKEKKLTPAKEVTTKLTEAEAVKIALETVSGTVDDIDFENEDGLFYYLIEIEQNDEREAEIQINAMTGKVMNISWDE, from the coding sequence ATGAAGAAAAAAGGTCTACGCCGAGTTGCTCTTGGAGTTGGAGGCATTATTTTACTTGCAATCATTGTCTGGCAATTGTGGGGGTTGTCGCCCTCGGCCAAACCACTGTCAGAAGCTGATGCAAAAAAAATAGCGACAGAAAGATATAGTGGAGAAATTGTTGATATTACACTTGTAAAGGATGTCTATAGAGTAATATTTAAATTAGAAGATAAAACGTATGATTTGCGAATAGATAGATCTACCGGAGATGTGATTGAGATTATTAGGACTATCTCCGATGAAGAATTAAAGAAAGAAAAACAGGAAGCTAGTGTCAAAGAAATATCGGAAGCAGAGATCAAAAAAATTATTGAAAAGCAGAAAAAGGGAAAAATTAAAAAACTGGACAGAAGAGAAGACAAAGATCAGGTTTTTTATGATGCCGTGCTTGAAGATAGTGAAAAAAAGACAGTGATGATCTTAAATGCGTTAACTGGAGAAGTGGTCGATACAAAGGAGAAAAAACTAACACCTGCAAAAGAAGTGACGACGAAATTAACGGAAGCTGAGGCTGTGAAAATTGCCCTTGAAACAGTGAGCGGAACAGTGGATGATATAGATTTCGAAAACGAGGATGGCTTATTTTATTACCTTATAGAAATTGAACAAAATGACGAACGGGAAGCAGAAATACAAATTAATGCAATGACAGGTAAAGTTATGAATATTTCATGGGATGAGTAA
- a CDS encoding aminoglycoside phosphotransferase family protein, giving the protein MANRTLYEYNKKSIVISINILKGSGIMQSFKLDMEITEATKVLNDLMNGSVSNVVSIDMGELSRVFSFVQNNNEFVVHFKNDRWSFDKARFIYDMYSSQSLPIPRVIKIGQLHNNMYYAISEKASGKPISLLVEDYNIEGILNNLASHFTYMSQLHIDPSKGFGTISPSGSTAQISWKATLSHFFDENEEGFHNNWTRLYKESFLEEDLFQAGFATMLELANYSPSNPHLVHGDFHLGNMLSDGSHVTGIVDWEMAMHGDFMLDLAGLHFWSPHLEFPNRVRNLWKINGIDIPHFEDRLRCHLLFKGIDGLRFYAKKDDHPSYDYMKGRVIALLK; this is encoded by the coding sequence ATGGCTAACAGAACGCTGTATGAATATAACAAAAAAAGCATTGTCATCTCAATAAATATTTTAAAAGGAAGTGGAATAATGCAGTCATTCAAGTTAGATATGGAAATAACGGAAGCGACTAAGGTATTAAATGATCTTATGAATGGATCAGTTTCGAATGTCGTATCCATAGATATGGGAGAGCTTAGCAGAGTATTTAGTTTTGTACAAAATAACAATGAATTTGTTGTGCATTTTAAAAATGACAGATGGAGCTTTGATAAAGCCAGATTCATATATGATATGTATTCTTCCCAATCACTCCCTATCCCCAGAGTTATTAAAATTGGTCAATTACATAATAATATGTATTATGCCATAAGTGAAAAAGCTAGTGGCAAACCGATAAGTTTACTTGTAGAGGATTATAATATTGAAGGTATTTTAAATAATCTTGCTAGCCATTTTACCTATATGAGTCAACTTCATATTGATCCTAGCAAAGGTTTTGGAACAATTTCACCTTCTGGTAGCACTGCTCAAATTAGTTGGAAAGCAACATTATCTCACTTTTTTGATGAGAACGAAGAAGGATTCCATAATAATTGGACAAGATTATATAAAGAAAGTTTTTTGGAGGAAGATTTATTTCAAGCTGGATTCGCAACCATGCTGGAATTAGCAAACTATTCCCCTTCCAACCCACATTTGGTTCATGGTGATTTCCATTTAGGTAATATGCTTTCAGATGGGAGTCATGTTACAGGTATTGTTGATTGGGAGATGGCTATGCATGGTGATTTTATGTTAGATCTAGCTGGATTACACTTTTGGTCTCCACATCTAGAATTTCCAAATCGGGTACGAAATTTATGGAAAATAAACGGCATAGACATCCCTCACTTTGAAGACAGATTACGTTGCCACCTTTTATTTAAAGGAATAGATGGTCTCCGGTTTTACGCAAAAAAGGATGACCATCCTAGTTATGATTATATGAAAGGGAGAGTAATTGCTTTGTTAAAATAG
- a CDS encoding TetR/AcrR family transcriptional regulator, whose protein sequence is MNQRGRRRGANGEQSRALLLTIAADEFAEQGYYLTKISTIVEKADLTQPAFYLYFESKAAIFQELVEEFRFKLLDFTKRSRLENGIQVDSLSKRIAQRLAAIFRFLNENPNLTRIGFMMAKESMDIKKQLAAQIEGNLLSEQQAGYFEPNIDMSTFAESLVGIIERLTIKKLFTGIMTPEELANEIVHIFLYGVLAKEHR, encoded by the coding sequence ATGAATCAAAGAGGAAGAAGAAGAGGTGCAAACGGTGAGCAAAGCAGGGCTTTACTTCTTACTATAGCCGCTGATGAGTTTGCAGAACAAGGATACTATCTAACAAAAATCAGTACGATTGTTGAAAAAGCCGATTTAACTCAACCAGCTTTTTATCTTTATTTTGAGAGTAAAGCAGCGATATTCCAAGAATTAGTGGAAGAATTTCGTTTTAAATTACTTGATTTTACGAAACGAAGCAGACTTGAAAATGGAATTCAAGTTGATTCATTGTCTAAAAGAATCGCTCAAAGACTGGCAGCTATCTTTCGTTTTTTAAATGAAAATCCGAATTTAACAAGAATCGGTTTCATGATGGCAAAAGAATCAATGGATATAAAAAAACAATTGGCTGCTCAAATTGAGGGAAACTTATTGTCAGAACAACAAGCAGGCTATTTCGAACCTAATATTGACATGAGTACTTTTGCTGAAAGTTTGGTAGGAATTATTGAACGTCTCACTATTAAAAAATTATTTACTGGCATAATGACACCAGAGGAACTTGCAAATGAAATTGTTCATATTTTTTTGTATGGCGTACTGGCAAAAGAACATCGATAA
- a CDS encoding aminoglycoside 6-adenylyltransferase yields MRTEKEMMDLIIYTAKEDKRIRAVIMNGSRTNPNARKDCFQDYDIVYVVTDIQSFTSDHNWVEQFGEMMIMQMPEEMILPPADGDGSFAYLMQFTDGNRIDLTLVPVEVADNLISRDSLSILLLDKDKIIKPFPSANDADYHIKRPTAKQFADCCNEFWWVSTYVAKGLWREELSYAKETLEIPVRNMLKRMLEWHIGLHTDFTISAGKSGKYFEKYLDKYTWNEWKKTYPDAEYEHIWQSLFTMCDLFRRVAVPIADQLDYEYPQGNDTRVTSHLKHVRSLPKNAKEMY; encoded by the coding sequence ATGAGAACGGAAAAAGAAATGATGGATCTAATTATATATACAGCTAAAGAAGATAAGCGAATTCGGGCAGTCATTATGAATGGCTCTCGTACCAACCCAAATGCGAGGAAAGATTGTTTCCAAGATTATGATATTGTGTATGTTGTCACAGATATACAATCATTCACATCAGATCATAATTGGGTGGAACAATTTGGTGAAATGATGATTATGCAAATGCCTGAAGAGATGATTCTTCCTCCAGCAGATGGTGATGGAAGTTTTGCCTATTTGATGCAATTCACCGATGGCAATCGAATTGATCTCACTTTAGTCCCTGTAGAAGTAGCCGATAACTTGATTAGCCGGGACAGCTTAAGCATCCTTCTGCTCGATAAAGATAAAATAATCAAGCCTTTTCCCTCCGCAAATGATGCAGATTATCATATTAAGCGGCCGACTGCAAAGCAATTTGCGGATTGCTGCAATGAGTTTTGGTGGGTAAGCACATATGTCGCAAAAGGACTTTGGAGAGAAGAGTTATCATATGCAAAGGAAACACTTGAAATACCTGTTAGAAACATGCTCAAAAGAATGCTTGAATGGCATATTGGATTACATACCGATTTCACAATCAGTGCAGGAAAAAGCGGGAAGTATTTTGAGAAATACCTTGACAAATATACCTGGAATGAGTGGAAGAAAACATATCCCGATGCTGAATACGAACATATTTGGCAATCGCTTTTTACGATGTGCGACTTGTTTAGACGTGTTGCGGTGCCTATTGCAGATCAATTGGATTATGAATATCCGCAAGGAAACGATACAAGGGTGACATCGCATTTAAAACATGTAAGATCATTACCGAAAAACGCAAAAGAAATGTATTAG
- a CDS encoding response regulator transcription factor: MNKQRILIVEDEEKIARLLELELTYEGYETGKALDGLDGLAMFREHEWDLILLDVMLPGLSGIEVLRRIRSSESSVPVILLTAKDSVEDKVSGLDLGANDYLTKPFQIEELLARIRVALRLTHQHSSNVLEEEMLQFTDLTLNVDTREVYRGEDLIELTPREFDLLAYLMKNSRHVLNREQLLNGVWGYDYFGDTNVVDVYIRYLRNKIDKPYDEPLIHTVRGIGYVLKDTK; the protein is encoded by the coding sequence ATGAATAAACAGCGTATTTTAATTGTTGAGGATGAAGAAAAAATAGCGCGGTTATTAGAGCTTGAACTTACCTATGAAGGCTATGAAACGGGAAAAGCATTGGATGGACTAGATGGTCTTGCTATGTTTCGTGAGCATGAGTGGGATTTAATATTGTTGGATGTTATGCTGCCAGGATTAAGTGGAATTGAAGTCTTACGTCGGATTCGCTCTAGTGAATCAAGTGTGCCTGTTATTCTGTTGACAGCTAAAGATTCTGTTGAAGACAAAGTGTCGGGATTAGATCTTGGTGCGAATGATTATTTGACGAAACCATTTCAAATTGAGGAATTGCTAGCGAGAATAAGGGTGGCATTACGATTAACTCACCAGCATAGTTCAAATGTTTTGGAAGAGGAGATGCTGCAGTTCACAGACTTAACATTAAATGTGGATACAAGAGAAGTATACAGAGGAGAAGATTTAATTGAACTTACACCTAGAGAATTTGATTTATTGGCCTATTTAATGAAGAATTCACGACATGTTCTAAATAGGGAGCAACTTTTAAATGGCGTTTGGGGCTATGATTATTTCGGTGACACGAATGTTGTGGACGTGTATATTCGGTATTTACGCAATAAAATTGATAAACCATATGATGAGCCACTTATTCACACTGTTAGAGGAATAGGCTATGTACTGAAGGATACGAAATGA
- a CDS encoding YusW family protein has translation MKRYFLLIGLLVLSLALVACGQNNDGGNANQNNDDVTNSTNDKNDNNTTGQPDSGTTNNDTAADTTSLDDMKKKMDELEYTKFGLDIDYGNKDYDAEIELDNNRVEAELEDDLNGVDMNGEEAFNKIYPNVKKLTINQNTKKEDAITEIINAFDLSTDYTKLEVEIKFKDGTKIEYEDRK, from the coding sequence ATGAAACGATACTTTTTACTTATAGGGCTACTTGTACTTTCTTTGGCTTTAGTAGCTTGTGGACAAAATAATGACGGAGGAAATGCCAATCAAAATAATGATGATGTAACAAACTCCACTAATGACAAGAATGATAATAACACCACGGGACAACCGGACAGTGGGACTACAAACAATGATACAGCAGCAGATACTACATCCCTAGATGATATGAAGAAAAAAATGGATGAACTCGAATATACTAAATTTGGATTAGATATTGATTATGGTAATAAAGATTATGATGCGGAAATAGAACTAGATAACAATCGTGTTGAAGCGGAATTAGAAGATGATCTAAATGGGGTGGATATGAATGGAGAAGAAGCATTTAATAAAATCTATCCGAACGTTAAAAAGCTAACGATTAATCAAAATACAAAAAAAGAGGATGCTATTACAGAAATTATCAATGCATTTGATTTATCTACAGATTATACAAAGTTAGAAGTAGAAATCAAGTTTAAAGATGGTACAAAGATTGAATATGAAGATAGAAAATAA